A stretch of Chitinophaga caeni DNA encodes these proteins:
- the porV gene encoding type IX secretion system outer membrane channel protein PorV, producing the protein MKYFYRSVCVLGMVCLPALSLVAQKSAPNSLQVGAPFLMINPDPRTSAVGSAMTGIAPNVNDLLGNSAKIAFAGDWGIGASYSPWLYELNNDNTQSAVAYLSGFKSFNGKEAIGASLRYMSHGTVTFRDDNGQQLSNYKPREFAIDATYARKLGDHYSLGVSLRYIRSDLGEGTYNGIQQKAASAVAGDVGFYYQNYADHIDFGNRYCWGISFSNIGSKLSYSDDDNKKTFLPMNLKIGGGYTFVHTTEHTFTIALDINKLLIPTPPQYELDDQGFPTDVIIKGKDPDRSVVESIFSSFGDAPGGFKEEIKELTFATGVEYAYREQLFIRAGYFYENELKGHRQHASLGAGFRLKPFEINMAYIMPTDGTMYQTRTFKLGLLVNMYAD; encoded by the coding sequence ATGAAATATTTCTACAGATCAGTTTGTGTCCTGGGCATGGTATGCTTACCGGCATTGTCCCTGGTCGCCCAAAAATCGGCTCCCAATTCTTTGCAGGTTGGCGCTCCTTTCTTAATGATCAACCCCGACCCTAGAACGAGCGCTGTCGGAAGTGCCATGACGGGGATTGCCCCCAATGTCAATGACCTGTTGGGCAACTCCGCTAAAATAGCCTTCGCCGGCGATTGGGGCATCGGCGCATCCTATTCTCCATGGCTATATGAGCTGAATAATGATAACACGCAATCTGCCGTGGCTTATTTATCCGGATTCAAAAGCTTTAACGGCAAGGAAGCTATCGGGGCCTCGTTGCGGTACATGTCGCACGGAACGGTCACCTTCCGCGATGATAATGGTCAGCAACTTTCCAATTACAAGCCGCGCGAATTCGCTATAGATGCGACCTATGCGCGGAAATTAGGTGATCATTATTCGTTGGGAGTATCGTTACGCTATATCCGCAGTGATTTAGGTGAAGGTACTTATAACGGCATCCAGCAGAAAGCGGCCAGCGCCGTGGCGGGTGATGTTGGGTTTTACTACCAAAATTATGCAGATCATATAGATTTTGGTAACCGGTATTGCTGGGGGATCAGTTTTTCTAACATCGGTTCGAAATTAAGTTATTCGGATGATGATAATAAGAAAACATTCCTACCGATGAATCTGAAGATCGGCGGGGGTTATACCTTCGTCCATACAACTGAACACACATTTACTATCGCACTGGATATCAATAAATTATTAATACCTACCCCACCGCAATACGAGCTTGATGATCAAGGATTTCCTACGGATGTGATCATCAAGGGAAAAGATCCGGACAGGAGCGTCGTAGAATCTATATTTAGCTCGTTTGGAGATGCTCCGGGCGGGTTCAAAGAAGAGATCAAGGAGTTGACCTTCGCTACCGGTGTGGAATATGCTTACCGGGAGCAGCTTTTTATCAGGGCCGGATATTTTTATGAAAATGAATTGAAGGGTCACAGGCAACATGCTTCCCTAGGAGCGGGCTTCCGGTTGAAACCCTTCGAGATTAATATGGCCTATATCATGCCTACAGACGGAACCATGTACCAAACCCGAACTTTTAAGCTAGGATTGTTAGTCAATATGTATGCAGATTAA
- a CDS encoding T9SS type A sorting domain-containing protein, which translates to MKSKLLPSCICLLLNLLLLSKPTKAQFELQLVREVVASTGGTAIANGVLYEYTIGDFAILTLSSGNRMLSQGFHQPEIIPRPPLGIPIVTNFMIFPNPVKTTMKIQFDLAREATTTVIIMNAAGQIIFQDIRQYGTGKVLIPVPADQFASGIYTVILKVDGKVYTDKIVIQ; encoded by the coding sequence ATGAAGTCCAAACTTCTACCCTCCTGTATTTGTTTGCTGCTCAACCTGTTATTACTATCGAAACCGACCAAGGCTCAATTCGAGTTGCAACTCGTGCGTGAAGTTGTAGCCAGTACTGGCGGCACTGCCATCGCAAACGGTGTTTTATATGAATATACCATCGGTGATTTCGCAATTTTAACGCTTTCTTCGGGCAACCGGATGCTTAGCCAAGGCTTTCATCAACCGGAGATAATACCAAGGCCTCCCCTCGGTATCCCTATTGTAACCAACTTCATGATATTTCCCAACCCGGTGAAGACTACCATGAAAATTCAGTTCGATTTGGCGCGGGAAGCTACTACTACCGTGATTATTATGAACGCCGCGGGACAAATCATCTTTCAAGACATCAGGCAATATGGAACCGGTAAAGTCTTGATACCAGTGCCGGCAGATCAATTCGCCAGTGGTATTTACACCGTTATTCTCAAGGTCGATGGTAAGGTCTACACCGATAAAATCGTCATCCAATAA
- the fusA gene encoding elongation factor G, giving the protein MADLRFQRNIGIAAHIDAGKTTTTERILYYTGKTHKIGEVHEGAATMDWMAQEQERGITITSAATTCFWNFPTDQGQVTPDTKSFKFNIIDTPGHVDFTVEVERSLRVLDGLVALFCAVSGVEPQSETVWRQANRYRVPRIGFVNKMDRSGADFLNVVKQVKEMLGANPVPLVLPIGAEDSFKGVVDLITMKGIIWDEAGKGATYQEIEIPEDMKAEAEEWRGKLVEAVAEYDDTLMEKFFEDPNSISENEIHEAIRKATIDIAIIPMLCGSSFKNKGVQKMLDSVCRYLPSPLDIEAVKGTNPDTGEEIERKPDVKEPFSALAFKIMTDPFVGRLAFFRSYSGKLDAGSYVLNTRTGKNERISRIMQMHANKQNPIDFIEAGDIGAAVGFKDIKTGDTLCDEKNPIVLETMTFPEPVIHIAIEPKTQADVDKMGMAIAKLVEEDPTLKAKTDEETGQTILSGMGELHLEIIVDRMRREFKVEVNQGAPQVAYKEAFTATISHRETFKKQTGGKGKFADIQVEIGPADAEWLAANDGKHFQFVNDIFGGSIPREFIPAVQKGFELSMSQGVLANFPVDNLKVRLFDGSFHAVDSDAVSFELCAKQAFREAGRKAKPILLEPIMKVEVQTPDQYMGDVTGDLNRRRGMLEGMEMRNNVQVIKAKVPLSEMFGYVTQLRSISSGRATSIMEFSHYNPAPNNIAEEVVAKVKGKVNQD; this is encoded by the coding sequence ATGGCAGACTTACGATTTCAAAGAAATATTGGTATTGCGGCGCATATCGATGCCGGTAAAACCACTACCACAGAGCGTATCCTGTATTATACAGGTAAAACCCACAAGATAGGTGAGGTTCACGAAGGTGCAGCTACCATGGACTGGATGGCGCAAGAACAAGAGAGAGGTATTACCATCACATCGGCTGCAACTACTTGTTTCTGGAACTTCCCTACCGATCAAGGACAAGTTACGCCTGATACTAAAAGTTTTAAATTTAACATCATTGACACGCCAGGTCACGTGGACTTTACCGTAGAGGTAGAGCGTTCCCTTCGTGTATTGGACGGTTTGGTGGCTTTGTTCTGTGCCGTATCCGGTGTAGAACCACAGTCTGAAACCGTTTGGCGTCAAGCAAACCGTTACCGTGTACCACGTATCGGTTTCGTAAACAAGATGGACCGCTCCGGTGCCGACTTCTTGAACGTTGTAAAACAAGTTAAAGAAATGTTGGGCGCAAATCCTGTTCCTTTAGTATTACCTATCGGGGCAGAAGATTCTTTCAAGGGCGTGGTTGACTTGATTACCATGAAAGGTATTATCTGGGATGAAGCTGGTAAAGGTGCTACCTACCAGGAAATCGAAATCCCCGAGGATATGAAAGCAGAAGCTGAAGAGTGGAGAGGTAAATTGGTGGAAGCCGTTGCTGAATACGATGACACTTTGATGGAGAAATTCTTCGAAGATCCTAACTCGATCTCTGAAAATGAAATCCACGAAGCGATCCGTAAAGCAACGATCGACATCGCTATCATCCCGATGCTTTGCGGTTCTTCTTTCAAAAACAAAGGTGTTCAGAAAATGTTGGACTCCGTTTGCCGCTATCTTCCTTCTCCTTTGGATATCGAAGCGGTAAAAGGTACCAACCCGGACACCGGTGAAGAAATTGAACGTAAACCAGATGTAAAAGAACCATTCTCTGCACTGGCGTTCAAAATTATGACAGATCCATTCGTGGGTCGCTTGGCGTTCTTCCGCTCTTACTCCGGTAAGTTAGATGCAGGTTCTTACGTTTTGAATACCCGTACCGGTAAAAACGAACGTATCAGCCGTATCATGCAGATGCACGCGAACAAGCAAAACCCGATCGATTTCATCGAAGCCGGTGATATCGGTGCGGCTGTTGGTTTTAAAGACATTAAAACCGGTGATACCCTTTGCGATGAGAAAAATCCAATTGTTCTCGAAACAATGACTTTCCCAGAGCCGGTTATCCACATCGCTATCGAGCCTAAAACTCAAGCTGACGTAGATAAAATGGGTATGGCTATCGCTAAATTGGTAGAAGAAGATCCTACCTTGAAAGCGAAAACAGATGAAGAAACAGGTCAGACTATCTTGAGTGGTATGGGTGAATTGCACTTGGAAATCATCGTTGACCGTATGCGTCGTGAGTTCAAGGTGGAAGTAAACCAAGGTGCTCCTCAAGTAGCTTATAAAGAAGCCTTTACAGCTACCATTTCCCACCGCGAAACATTCAAGAAACAAACAGGTGGTAAAGGTAAATTCGCCGATATCCAAGTGGAAATTGGTCCTGCTGATGCTGAATGGTTAGCTGCTAACGATGGTAAACATTTCCAATTCGTAAATGATATCTTCGGTGGTTCTATCCCTAGGGAATTTATCCCGGCCGTTCAGAAAGGTTTCGAATTATCCATGTCACAAGGTGTATTGGCTAACTTCCCTGTAGATAACCTGAAAGTTCGCTTGTTCGACGGTAGCTTCCACGCTGTGGATTCTGACGCCGTTTCCTTCGAGCTTTGTGCGAAACAAGCTTTCCGCGAAGCCGGTCGTAAAGCGAAACCAATCTTGTTGGAGCCGATCATGAAAGTTGAAGTACAAACTCCTGACCAATACATGGGTGATGTTACCGGTGACTTGAACCGTCGTCGCGGTATGTTGGAAGGTATGGAAATGAGGAACAACGTTCAAGTGATCAAGGCGAAAGTTCCATTGAGTGAAATGTTTGGTTACGTAACTCAATTGCGTTCTATCTCCTCTGGCCGTGCAACTTCTATCATGGAGTTCTCTCACTACAATCCTGCTCCGAATAACATCGCTGAAGAAGTGGTGGCTAAGGTGAAAGGTAAAGTGAACCAAGACTAA
- a CDS encoding outer membrane beta-barrel protein — protein sequence MRKVHLLILAFILLMGTTVQAQTQKGNVMVGANMANILGTFSSDANSFQFNLTPKAGWFIKDNLALGAEVNLGIKTTKYDNTDTKVTDLTYGIGAFGRYYITDESIEFSKRARFFLEASAGFNGTNSKTKVADGSSSSINNNGLGLGFGPGLAFFITPNVALEALLKYDITVGFGSSTTVHKLGLNLGFQIYLPGKNARQIIREETGK from the coding sequence ATGAGAAAAGTCCATCTTTTAATCCTAGCATTCATTTTATTGATGGGTACCACGGTGCAGGCACAAACACAGAAAGGCAATGTTATGGTGGGCGCCAACATGGCCAATATTTTGGGCACATTTAGCAGTGATGCGAACTCTTTCCAGTTTAATTTAACGCCGAAGGCGGGTTGGTTTATAAAGGATAACCTGGCTTTGGGAGCAGAAGTTAATTTAGGTATTAAAACAACGAAATATGATAATACGGATACGAAGGTAACGGATCTTACTTACGGGATCGGGGCATTCGGTCGCTATTATATAACCGACGAGAGCATCGAGTTCAGCAAGAGGGCCCGTTTTTTCCTGGAGGCAAGCGCCGGGTTTAACGGCACAAACTCCAAGACAAAGGTAGCTGACGGCTCCAGCAGCAGTATAAATAATAATGGCTTAGGTTTAGGTTTCGGTCCGGGTTTGGCGTTCTTTATAACGCCGAACGTGGCGCTGGAGGCCTTGTTGAAATATGACATTACAGTGGGCTTCGGTAGCTCCACAACGGTACACAAACTTGGCTTAAACCTGGGTTTCCAGATCTATTTGCCGGGTAAAAATGCCCGCCAGATAATCCGCGAGGAAACGGGTAAATAG
- the rpsJ gene encoding 30S ribosomal protein S10, with amino-acid sequence MSQRIRIKLKSYDHNLVDKSAEKIVKTVRNTGAVVTGPIPLPTEKKIFTVLRSPHVNKKAREQFQLCTHKRLLDIYTSSSRTVDALSKLDLPSGVEVEIKA; translated from the coding sequence ATGTCTCAGAGAATAAGAATCAAGCTGAAGTCCTACGATCATAACTTAGTAGATAAGTCTGCTGAGAAAATCGTAAAAACCGTGCGAAACACGGGTGCCGTGGTAACTGGTCCAATTCCTTTACCAACAGAAAAGAAAATTTTCACGGTATTGCGTTCTCCGCACGTAAATAAGAAAGCGCGTGAGCAGTTCCAACTTTGCACGCATAAGCGTTTGTTGGATATTTACACATCTTCCAGCAGAACAGTAGATGCTTTAAGTAAGCTCGACCTGCCTTCTGGTGTAGAAGTTGAAATTAAAGCGTAA
- the rplC gene encoding 50S ribosomal protein L3 has translation MKGIIGKKIGMTSIFEANGKQTACTIIEAGPCVVTQVKTVSSDGYNAVQLAFGEKKEKNTSKAALHHFAKAQTSPKRYVVEFRNPDVEKALGDTVTVDIFSEGEAIDVVGTSKGKGFQGVVKRHGFSGVGESTHGQHDRSRAPGSVGGSSYPSRVFKGMRMAGQTGNERVKVKGLKVLKVFPEKNYILVSGSVPGHNGSIVLIQK, from the coding sequence ATGAAAGGAATTATTGGTAAAAAGATTGGTATGACCAGTATCTTCGAAGCCAATGGTAAGCAGACAGCTTGTACCATTATCGAGGCTGGTCCTTGCGTGGTAACACAGGTGAAAACAGTTTCATCTGATGGTTATAACGCCGTTCAATTAGCTTTTGGTGAAAAGAAAGAAAAAAACACCTCAAAAGCAGCTTTACATCACTTCGCGAAAGCACAAACCTCCCCTAAACGTTACGTTGTAGAATTCCGTAACCCTGACGTAGAAAAAGCCCTTGGCGATACCGTTACAGTAGATATCTTCTCCGAAGGAGAGGCTATTGACGTTGTGGGTACTTCCAAAGGTAAGGGTTTCCAAGGTGTTGTTAAACGCCATGGATTTAGCGGTGTTGGTGAGTCTACTCACGGTCAACACGATAGAAGCCGCGCTCCAGGTTCTGTAGGTGGTTCTTCTTATCCTTCCCGCGTATTTAAAGGTATGCGTATGGCTGGCCAAACTGGTAACGAAAGAGTAAAAGTTAAAGGTCTTAAAGTCTTGAAGGTATTCCCTGAAAAGAATTATATCCTGGTAAGTGGTTCCGTTCCGGGCCACAATGGTTCAATCGTTTTAATCCAGAAGTAA
- the rplD gene encoding 50S ribosomal protein L4: protein MTLDILNIEGKKTGRTVELPEEVFGLEPNDHVLYLAVKQYLAAQRQGSHKVKTRAEVKGASRKLHKQKGTGGSRKGNIRNPLYKGGGTIFGPKPRNYAFKLNKKVKDLAKISALSVKAKENSILIIEDVNFDAPKTKQFLNILNSLNINANSKKTLFILPEVNDNVYLSLRNIPTVNSSVLQDINTYDLLNSNYLVFTESAVKFLTETEEAPAEA, encoded by the coding sequence ATGACACTCGATATTTTAAATATAGAAGGTAAGAAAACCGGTAGAACTGTTGAGTTGCCCGAAGAAGTATTCGGACTAGAACCCAACGATCACGTACTCTACCTGGCTGTGAAACAATACTTGGCCGCTCAACGTCAAGGTTCTCATAAAGTGAAAACTAGGGCGGAAGTAAAAGGTGCTTCCCGCAAATTGCACAAACAAAAAGGTACCGGTGGTTCCCGTAAAGGTAACATCCGTAACCCGTTGTATAAAGGTGGTGGTACCATTTTCGGTCCTAAACCGCGCAATTACGCGTTCAAGTTGAACAAGAAAGTGAAAGATTTAGCTAAAATCTCCGCACTTTCCGTAAAAGCTAAAGAAAACAGCATCTTGATCATCGAGGATGTAAACTTTGATGCTCCGAAAACCAAGCAATTCTTGAATATCTTGAATAGCTTGAACATCAACGCAAACAGCAAAAAGACTTTGTTCATCCTTCCGGAAGTGAACGATAACGTTTACTTGTCTTTGCGCAACATCCCGACTGTGAACAGTTCCGTATTGCAGGACATCAACACTTATGATCTCCTCAATAGCAACTACTTGGTATTCACTGAAAGCGCGGTGAAGTTCTTAACTGAAACCGAAGAAGCTCCAGCTGAAGCATAA
- the rplW gene encoding 50S ribosomal protein L23 encodes MNLSDVLIKPVVTEKVNKATEKFNRYYFIVDKKANKVEIKNAVKQFYGVEPVSVNTSVMPGKTKTRFTKAGFISGRKPSFKKAIVTLAEGDSIDLYANI; translated from the coding sequence ATGAATCTTTCAGATGTTTTAATCAAACCGGTTGTTACTGAGAAGGTGAACAAGGCTACCGAAAAATTTAATCGCTACTACTTCATCGTTGATAAAAAAGCGAACAAAGTAGAAATCAAGAACGCGGTTAAACAATTCTACGGTGTTGAACCCGTGTCTGTGAATACTTCGGTAATGCCCGGTAAAACTAAAACCCGCTTCACTAAAGCTGGTTTTATCTCCGGTAGAAAACCTTCTTTCAAGAAGGCTATCGTTACCCTCGCTGAAGGCGACTCTATAGATCTGTATGCTAACATATAG
- the rplB gene encoding 50S ribosomal protein L2 → MALKKFKPMTAGTRWKIGNAYAEVTTDKPEKSLLESKKKTGGRNTQGRRSMRYIGGGHKQQYRIIDFKRNKHNVPAVVKSIEYDPNRTAFISLLNYADGEKRYIIAPQGLQVGATVVSGEAVAPEVGNALPLKNMPLGTVVHNIELQPGKGGAMARSAGTYAQLNAKEEKYAVLKMPSGELRKVLSTCMATVGTVSNSDHGLQSIGKAGANRWRGIRPRNRGVAMNPVDHPMGGGEGRSSGGHPRSRTGKYAKGLKTRKTHKSSNQLIISRKNGKKL, encoded by the coding sequence ATGGCACTGAAGAAATTTAAACCGATGACCGCCGGTACCCGCTGGAAAATCGGTAACGCTTATGCAGAAGTGACAACCGACAAGCCGGAAAAATCCCTCTTGGAATCCAAGAAGAAAACCGGTGGTAGAAACACGCAAGGTAGAAGATCTATGCGCTACATCGGTGGTGGTCACAAACAACAATATCGTATCATCGATTTCAAACGTAACAAGCACAATGTGCCTGCTGTCGTGAAATCTATCGAGTACGATCCGAACCGTACCGCTTTTATCTCCCTGTTGAACTACGCGGATGGTGAGAAACGTTATATCATCGCTCCGCAAGGTTTACAAGTTGGTGCTACCGTTGTAAGCGGTGAAGCCGTTGCCCCGGAAGTAGGTAACGCGCTGCCGTTGAAAAACATGCCGCTCGGTACCGTGGTTCACAACATCGAATTGCAACCCGGTAAAGGTGGCGCCATGGCTCGTAGCGCTGGTACTTACGCCCAATTGAACGCGAAGGAAGAAAAATACGCTGTATTGAAAATGCCTTCCGGTGAATTGCGCAAAGTATTGTCTACTTGTATGGCTACCGTAGGTACTGTTTCTAACTCAGATCACGGTCTTCAATCTATCGGTAAAGCAGGTGCTAACCGTTGGAGAGGTATCCGCCCGAGAAACCGTGGTGTTGCGATGAACCCAGTAGATCACCCGATGGGTGGTGGTGAAGGTAGGTCTTCAGGTGGTCACCCGAGATCTAGAACGGGTAAATATGCGAAAGGTCTGAAAACCAGGAAAACGCATAAGAGCTCGAATCAACTGATCATCAGTAGAAAAAACGGTAAGAAATTATAA
- the rpsS gene encoding 30S ribosomal protein S19, translating into MGRSIKKGPYVDQKLETKVLKMNEGTKRTVIKTWSRRSTITPDFVGHTFAVHNGNKFIPVYVTEFMVGHKLGEFAPTRNFKGHVNKKM; encoded by the coding sequence ATGGGTCGTTCCATTAAAAAAGGTCCTTATGTTGACCAGAAATTAGAAACTAAAGTGTTGAAAATGAATGAAGGCACTAAAAGAACCGTGATTAAAACATGGAGCCGTCGTTCTACCATCACTCCTGATTTTGTAGGCCATACATTTGCTGTACACAATGGTAACAAGTTCATCCCTGTTTATGTAACAGAGTTTATGGTAGGTCATAAATTAGGTGAATTTGCGCCAACACGTAACTTCAAAGGACACGTAAACAAGAAAATGTAA
- the rplV gene encoding 50S ribosomal protein L22, whose product MEAVAKLNNNPTSTRKMRLLADLIRGLDVEKALNILKFHPKHPSVPLEKLLLSAVANWKQKNEGERAEDANLYVKTIFVDGGRILKRMRPAPQGRGYRIRKRSNHVTLIVDSRVGQ is encoded by the coding sequence ATGGAAGCAGTTGCTAAGCTTAATAATAATCCAACATCTACCCGCAAAATGCGTTTGCTGGCAGACTTAATCCGCGGTCTGGATGTTGAGAAGGCTTTGAATATTTTGAAATTCCACCCAAAACACCCGAGTGTTCCCTTGGAAAAACTTTTGTTGTCCGCAGTTGCTAACTGGAAACAAAAGAATGAAGGTGAAAGGGCGGAAGATGCTAACTTGTACGTGAAGACGATTTTCGTAGATGGTGGCCGTATCCTGAAAAGAATGCGTCCTGCTCCACAAGGTAGGGGTTACCGTATCCGCAAGAGAAGTAACCACGTAACTCTCATCGTGGATAGCCGTGTTGGTCAATAA
- the rpsC gene encoding 30S ribosomal protein S3 codes for MGQKTNPIGNRLGIIRGWDSNWYGSKKDYATKLIEDNKIRTYLNARINKGGISRVVIERTLGKLIITIHTSKPGIIIGKGGNEVDRIKEELKKLTGKEDVQINILEIRRPEIDANIVAETIAKQIESRINYKRAIKMAIATALRMGAEGIKVKVGGRLGGAEIARSEEMKQGRVPLHTFRMDIDYASLFALTVYGKIGIKVWICKGEVLGKRDLNPNAISGKDGETRGGGHHHQGGRGDRRGGDRRGGDNRGGGRNKQS; via the coding sequence ATGGGTCAGAAAACAAATCCTATTGGTAACAGGTTAGGTATCATCAGAGGATGGGACTCTAATTGGTATGGTAGTAAAAAAGATTATGCTACCAAACTGATCGAAGATAACAAAATCAGGACTTACCTGAATGCTCGTATCAATAAAGGTGGCATTTCAAGGGTAGTGATTGAGAGAACTTTAGGAAAACTGATCATCACTATTCATACTTCTAAACCTGGTATCATTATAGGTAAAGGTGGTAACGAGGTTGATCGCATCAAGGAAGAGTTGAAGAAATTGACTGGTAAGGAAGATGTGCAAATCAACATCCTCGAAATCCGCCGCCCTGAAATCGATGCGAATATCGTGGCTGAAACCATCGCCAAACAAATTGAAAGCCGTATCAACTACAAACGTGCTATCAAGATGGCTATCGCTACCGCGTTGAGAATGGGTGCCGAAGGTATCAAGGTGAAAGTTGGTGGCCGTTTAGGTGGTGCTGAAATTGCCCGTTCCGAAGAAATGAAACAAGGCCGCGTACCTTTGCATACTTTCCGTATGGATATCGATTACGCTTCTTTGTTCGCTTTGACGGTTTACGGTAAAATCGGTATCAAAGTTTGGATCTGTAAAGGTGAAGTACTGGGTAAACGTGACCTGAATCCAAATGCAATTTCCGGTAAAGATGGCGAAACTAGAGGTGGTGGACATCATCATCAAGGTGGCCGTGGCGATAGAAGAGGTGGTGATAGGAGAGGTGGCGACAACCGCGGTGGTGGTCGTAACAAGCAATCTTAA
- the rplP gene encoding 50S ribosomal protein L16, which yields MLQPKRTKHRKMHKGRIKGDAKRGATISFGSFGLKALEPKWITDRQIEAARVALTRAMKREGNVWIRIFPDKPITAKPLEVRMGKGKGAPDHWAAVVKPGRILFEADGVPLQVAKDAMELAAQKLPIKVKFIVRRDYEA from the coding sequence ATGTTACAGCCAAAGAGAACGAAACACAGGAAGATGCATAAAGGCCGCATCAAGGGAGATGCAAAGAGAGGTGCTACCATTTCTTTTGGATCTTTCGGCCTGAAGGCATTAGAACCTAAGTGGATCACTGACCGGCAGATCGAAGCTGCTAGGGTTGCTCTGACTAGGGCTATGAAGCGTGAAGGTAATGTGTGGATCCGTATATTCCCTGATAAACCAATTACCGCTAAACCGTTAGAGGTAAGGATGGGTAAAGGTAAAGGTGCTCCAGACCATTGGGCTGCCGTAGTTAAACCGGGAAGAATCCTGTTCGAAGCTGACGGTGTACCTTTGCAAGTCGCTAAAGACGCAATGGAACTCGCTGCACAAAAATTGCCGATCAAAGTGAAATTTATTGTGCGCCGCGACTACGAAGCTTAA
- the rpmC gene encoding 50S ribosomal protein L29: MATAKLDLKSLSDEELKEKISDDQLRLKKVIFSHAITPIENPMSIRAMRRDIARLKTELRRRELGF; this comes from the coding sequence ATGGCAACAGCTAAATTGGATCTGAAAAGCTTGAGTGACGAAGAATTAAAGGAGAAAATCTCCGATGATCAGTTACGCCTGAAGAAAGTAATTTTCAGCCATGCAATCACCCCCATCGAAAATCCGATGAGCATCCGCGCGATGAGAAGGGATATTGCCCGCTTGAAAACTGAATTGCGTAGAAGAGAGTTAGGCTTCTAA